One region of Pararhizobium qamdonense genomic DNA includes:
- a CDS encoding MATE family efflux transporter, with amino-acid sequence MAPLEKKRHIGRIIAELPSLIKLSIPLVLGLSASSLIGVTDTIMLAPLGTDVLAIVSLVMAVHMLLTAMLYGVISVVGVSMAGGFGARDARMVSSAVRHGMMTALICGVLAATIMLSLMPIVRLMGLDAAQARLYWVPMALFMLPFSVFLVLKSLLDATDRPWLAVGFAFLGVAINVPLNYLLIYGLGPIPALGILGSGIASVLAETIALAAAFFYWRRALPMRRFRLRAMVTRKGVWQQFLQGLPLGISYLAEAGAVAMATFILGWFGAGALAANQIVNSIGATLYMLPLGMATAVAIRIAQADGSGQPERLRPIGMATFGFVALWMLATMVALIFAGRSIAELLSKDAPVVALASSMFVVVALMQVADGLQSTGLGALRGLNDTKWPSVVSIISYWLLALPLGYFLAFHTSVGPLGVWIGFAAGLSMSAIVLPLRFFRLVRMREGNV; translated from the coding sequence ATGGCCCCGCTTGAAAAGAAACGGCATATCGGCCGCATCATCGCTGAATTGCCGTCGCTGATAAAACTGTCCATTCCGCTGGTCTTGGGACTGTCGGCAAGCTCGCTGATCGGCGTGACCGATACGATCATGCTGGCGCCGCTTGGCACTGATGTGCTGGCGATCGTTTCGCTGGTAATGGCGGTTCACATGCTGCTGACAGCGATGCTCTACGGGGTGATATCGGTGGTCGGTGTTTCGATGGCCGGTGGCTTCGGGGCGAGGGATGCCCGCATGGTCAGTTCCGCAGTCCGGCATGGCATGATGACGGCGCTGATATGTGGCGTGCTGGCGGCAACGATCATGCTGTCGCTGATGCCGATCGTGCGGTTGATGGGATTGGACGCGGCGCAGGCACGGCTCTACTGGGTGCCAATGGCGTTGTTCATGCTGCCTTTTTCCGTCTTCTTGGTGCTCAAGTCGCTTCTTGACGCAACAGACAGGCCTTGGCTTGCGGTCGGGTTCGCCTTCCTTGGCGTCGCGATCAACGTGCCGCTGAACTATCTGCTGATTTACGGGCTCGGGCCGATCCCGGCTCTCGGCATTCTCGGCTCCGGCATTGCCAGTGTTCTGGCCGAGACGATCGCTCTTGCCGCCGCGTTTTTCTATTGGCGCCGGGCGTTGCCGATGCGCCGTTTCCGGCTACGGGCGATGGTCACGCGCAAAGGCGTCTGGCAGCAGTTTTTACAAGGGCTGCCTTTGGGGATCAGCTATCTCGCCGAGGCGGGGGCCGTGGCGATGGCGACGTTCATACTTGGCTGGTTTGGCGCCGGCGCACTTGCGGCAAACCAGATCGTCAACTCGATCGGTGCGACGCTGTATATGCTGCCTTTGGGAATGGCGACTGCCGTTGCCATCCGGATCGCGCAGGCCGATGGCTCGGGGCAGCCGGAACGGCTCCGCCCGATCGGCATGGCAACCTTCGGCTTTGTCGCGCTGTGGATGCTGGCAACCATGGTTGCGCTGATCTTTGCCGGCCGCTCGATTGCAGAATTGCTGAGCAAGGACGCACCGGTGGTCGCTCTGGCGTCCAGCATGTTTGTCGTGGTCGCCCTGATGCAGGTGGCGGATGGATTGCAATCGACGGGGCTCGGCGCCCTGCGTGGACTGAACGACACCAAATGGCCGTCGGTCGTGTCGATCATCTCCTACTGGCTGCTGGCGTTGCCCCTCGGCTATTTCCTAGCCTTTCATACATCGGTCGGACCGCTCGGCGTGTGGATCGGTTTTGCGGCGGGTCTTTCAATGAGCGCGATCGTTTTGCCACTTCGATTTTTCCGGCTGGTCCGGATGCGGGAAGGCAACGTATAG